ATCGCCCCCGACGAGGAGCGGTCGTTCGACGTGACGATCGACGTTCCCCCCGAGACGCCGGTGACGCTCGGCCGGACGGACGTGTGGGTCGAGACGGGACTCGACATCAAGCTCGCCGTCGACCCGGACGACACGGATCCCGTCGAGGTACACCCCGGCCCGCGCATGCGGACGCTGTTCGACGCCGTCGAGGACCTCGGGTTCACGCTCCGCACCGCCGAGTGCCGTGCCGCACCGGGCGGTCTCTTCGGCGGTCGCCGGTTCGTCCAGGAGTTCGAGTTCCGCCCGACCTCCGGTCCGTTCGCCGGAACGCTCGACGAACTCGAAGTGGTCTGTCTGCCGAGCGCCGACGCGCTCGAGGTGCGCCTGGAGATCGACCGCCGCGGCGGCCTGTTGAGCGAGATGATGGACGTAGACGAGCGCATGGCGAGCCTGACTGTCGGCGACGAGTCGGTCTCCGACGTCCGGTCGCGCCTCGAATCGATCGTGGCGAACCACGCGTGAGCGCGGAACGGGCGGAACGGGCGGAACGGACGAGCGCGGGGCGGTAGTCGGTCGCGCACTCCGTCCGCTTTCCCCTTCGCCTTCCACTTTCACCGCGCTCTGAACAGCTACAAGCCCCCGGAGGACGCAGGGGCGTACATGAGCGGTGCGGGGCTTCCGGGAGCGCCGACCGGGGACGAGAAGCGGGTCGTCCTGCACGTGGACGTCGACTGCTTCTACGCGGCCTGCGAGCGACGGCGCGACCCCGCCCTCCGGGGGAAACCCGTCGTCGTCGGGATGGGCTACGAGGCGGGCGCGGCCCACGGCGCGGTCGCCACCGCCAGCTACGAGGCGCGCGAGCACGGCGTCGAGAGCGCACAGCCGATCTCGCAGGCGCTCGAGGCGCTCCCCCGCGCGGCGACCGCGCCCGCCGACCACGACGGACCCGTCGGTCACTACCGCCCGGTCGACATGGCCTACTACCGGGAGGTGAGCGACGAGATCCGCGCTATCCTCCACGGGATCGCCGACGTGGTTCGCGAGGTGAGCATCGACGAGGCGTACCTCGACGTGACCGACCGCGTCGGGTGGCACAGCGTCGAGATCCTCGCGCGGAGCCTGAAGCGGCGCATCGACGAGGAGGTGGGCGTCACGGCGAGCGTCGGCGTCGGCCCCAACATGAGCGTCGCGAAGGTCGCCTCGGATCACGACAAGCCCGACGGACTCGTCGTGGTCCCGCCCGGCGAGGTGCGCGAGTTCCTCGCGCCGCTCCCGATCGACGAACTCCACGGCGTCGGCCCCGTCACCGCCCGCGAACTGCGCGCCGCGGGAATCGAGACGGCCGGCGACCTCGCGAGCGCCGATCGCGGGGCGCTCGTCTCGCGCTTCGGCGCGCGGGGCGGGACGATCCACGACCACGCGCGCGGACGGGACTCCCGGCCCGTCGAACCCGTCGGGAAGCCCAAGAGCCTGTCCAGCGAGTCTGCGTTCACCGAGGCGACCGACGCCTTCGACGCGGTGTGCGAGCGCCTGCTGCGACTCGCGGAGGAGGTCACGGAGCGCGCGGCGGCCCGCGACGCCCTCTACAAGACCATCGGCATCAAGGTGGTCCGGCCGCCGTTCGACGTGAACACGCGCGAGCGGTCGCTCTCCGGACCGGTCGCCGACCCCGACCTCGTCGAGTCGGTCGTGCTCGATCTCGCAGAGGAGTTCGAGGGCGAGACGGTGCGAAAGCTCGGGGTGCGCGTCTCGAACCTCACCTTCGGCGAGAGGACGCAGGCCCCCCTCGACGCGTGGGAGGGCGACGGATCGGCGGGCGCGGGCGTCGATGCCGACGACGGACCGATCGATGGGGATGACGGATCCGGACAGTCGACGCGCGACGACGAGCGATTCGGCCGCGATCGGGCGACGAGGGTCCCACGGGGACAGACCAGCATCGTCGACTTCACCTGAACGCTACGTTCACGTTCGCCAAGGTTTTTGTTCGGTCGTCGTGGAGGGCACCCATGGCAGTCCCCGCCCGAACTCGTCGGTTCGCCCTGTTCTTCCTCGCCGTCTGCGTCCTCTTCGCGGGCGCGGGCACCTGGTTCGCGACGCACGACAAGGACTACACGTACACCTTCGATCGCGCCGAGGAGGAGGTCCCCAGGTACGAGGGGAACGTCGAGTACTACGACGGCCTCACTCCCGAGCAGCGACGAGCGGTCGACGCCGCCGTCGAGGGGGAGGTACAGCGATTCGAGCACCGCGAGGAGGTACCCGGGACGGTCGTCCGGAAGGGGGAGACGTACTACGTGTTCGAGATGACCGCGCGCTTCGACTACGCGAACCCGGGGACGTTCGTCCCGATGCTCGTCGGACTGAGCGGACTCGGACTGATCGTCCTCACGATTCGACGCGACATCGTGTCGAGGGGTCTTTAGAGCGGCGCGCGCAACGATAGCCATGAACCACCTCGCGCCCGCGGGCGAGGGAACCTACCGCCTCCCGCGTCACGCCCACGTCGTCGTCTACACCGCCCGCGACGACGGCGAACTCGTCACCGTCTACGACTGCGGCGCGGCGCAGAAGCCGCCGGCCGCGCAGTTCATCGGCCACCTCGTACGCGTGCAGGCCGAGGCTCGAACCGACCAGTCGCCGACGGGCTACGTCGTCCGCCTCCGGGAGGGCGGCGTCCTCGAGGAGCAGGCCGACGGCGAGTGGGTCATCCGCCCCGCCTCCGACGACCGCTGACCCCACCTACGCCGACTCCGATCCCTCGGGCGAGTCCGGCACGCGGTCGCGGAGTTCCGTGCGGCGGATCTTCCCCGTCACGGTCTTCGGCAGGTCGTCCACGAACTCGATCTCGCGGGGGTACTCGTGGGCGGCGAGTTCGTTTCGCACGTGCTCCTGGATGTCGGTCACGAGGTCGTCGCTCGGTTCGTAGTCGGCCGAGAGGACGACGAACGCCTTCACGATGTTGCCGCGCTCCGCGTCGGGCCTGGGGACGACGGCGGCCTCCGCGACGGCGGGGTGCTCGCCCAGCGAGGACTCCACCTCGAAGGGACCGATGCGGTAGCCCGCGCTGATGATGACGTCGTCCGCGCGCCCCTCGAACCAGAAGTAGCCGTCCGAATCGAGGTGGCCGAGGTCGCCCGAGAGGTACCAGTCGTTCAGGAAGCAGTCGGCGGTCTTCTCTGGCTGCTCCCAGTACTCCGCGAAGAAGCAGGGGAAGTCCCCGCGCTCCGCGATGACGCCCGTCTCCCCCGGCGGGAGTTCCTCGCCCGTCTCGGGGTCGACGATCGCGGCCGTCACGCCGGGCAGGGGCTTGCCCATGCTCCCCGGGCGCACCTCCATCGTCGGGTAGTTGTTGATGATCATGTTGCCCGTCTCGGTCTGGCCGTAGGTGTCGAGGATGGTGACGCCGAGGGCCTCCTCGCCCCACTCGACGACGCCCGCGGAGAGGGGTTCGCCGATGGAGAGGGCGTGTCTGATCTCGACGTCCGTCCCATCGAGCACCGAGGCGTTCTCGCGGAGCATGCGGTAGGCCGTCGGCACCGAGAACAGGACGGTGATGGGATACTCATCGAGGAGGTCCGCCCACTCCTCCGGGTCGAACTCGCCCCCGTAGGTGAACATGCTCGTCCCCCAGAACCACGCGCCGAGCGTGTTGATCGGCCCGGTGAGCCAGCCCAGGTCGCCCGTCGACCAGTAGAGGTCGTCCTCGCGCACGTCGACGGCGAGCTTCTGGGTGGCCGCGACGCCGGCCACCCAGCGGTGCCTGTGCAGGACGCCCTTCGCGCGGCCGGTCGTCCCGGAGGTGTAGTAGAGGAGCGCGTTGTCCTCGCCGGAGGTGTCCGCGACCTCGAACTCGTCGCTCGCCGCGGCAGTGGCCTCGCGGAAGTCCACGTCGCCCTCTCGCCCCTCGCCGACGACGATCACGTGCTCGACGCTCGGGACGTCCTCGAGCGCCTCGGCGACGGTGTCGCGGTTGTCGCCCGTCGTCACGACGACCCTGGCGTCGCAGTCCGCGAGGCGGTAGGCGATGCCGTCCGGCCCGAAGCGCTCGTTGACGCTCCCCCACACCGCACCCGTCTTGAGCGTCCCGACCATCGCCGCGTAGTGCTCGGGGATGCGGGGCATGTACGAGAAGACGCGGTCGCCGCGGTCGATCCGTTCCGCGAGCACGTTCGCGAAGCGGTTCGACCGGTCGCGGAGGTCGCCGAACGTGATCGTCTCGCGCTCGCCGTCCGTCCCGGCCCACTCAAGCGCGACGCGGTCGGGATCGGCCGCGGCGTGTCGGTCGCACACCTCGTGGCCGACGTTCAACGACTCCGGGGCGTCCCAGTCCGCCTCCGCGTAGACGTCGTCCCAGGTGAACTCGTCTCGATCGTCGACCGGGTCGAAGGAATCCCAATCCATGGGTGTGAATCAGTGGCATCCGCCTTAGTGATTCGCCCCCGGTATCGACCGAGGCGATGCGCGGCGGGGCGACGAGCGGTGGGGCGACGCGCGGCGTCCCCCACCACGACATCAAGTGTCACGCTACGCGCTAGCGCGAGTCCCCAACGACTTAACTGTCCGTCCCTCCTAGATCGCACGTGAGTGACGAAACAGGGCGTCGGAACCTCCGAATGCCCAACAACAACGAGTTGTTCGCCGTCGTGACTGAGCACCTGGGAGGGAACCACGTCCGCGTCCGCTGTGAGGACGGCAAGACGCGGCTGGGTCGGATCCCCGGTCGGATGAAGTACCGCGTCTGGATCAACGAGGAC
The Halomarina pelagica DNA segment above includes these coding regions:
- the eif1A gene encoding translation initiation factor eIF-1A; translation: MSDETGRRNLRMPNNNELFAVVTEHLGGNHVRVRCEDGKTRLGRIPGRMKYRVWINEDDVVLVEPWDWQDEKANIEWRYTGQSADQLRREGHID
- a CDS encoding acyl-CoA synthetase, giving the protein MDWDSFDPVDDRDEFTWDDVYAEADWDAPESLNVGHEVCDRHAAADPDRVALEWAGTDGERETITFGDLRDRSNRFANVLAERIDRGDRVFSYMPRIPEHYAAMVGTLKTGAVWGSVNERFGPDGIAYRLADCDARVVVTTGDNRDTVAEALEDVPSVEHVIVVGEGREGDVDFREATAAASDEFEVADTSGEDNALLYYTSGTTGRAKGVLHRHRWVAGVAATQKLAVDVREDDLYWSTGDLGWLTGPINTLGAWFWGTSMFTYGGEFDPEEWADLLDEYPITVLFSVPTAYRMLRENASVLDGTDVEIRHALSIGEPLSAGVVEWGEEALGVTILDTYGQTETGNMIINNYPTMEVRPGSMGKPLPGVTAAIVDPETGEELPPGETGVIAERGDFPCFFAEYWEQPEKTADCFLNDWYLSGDLGHLDSDGYFWFEGRADDVIISAGYRIGPFEVESSLGEHPAVAEAAVVPRPDAERGNIVKAFVVLSADYEPSDDLVTDIQEHVRNELAAHEYPREIEFVDDLPKTVTGKIRRTELRDRVPDSPEGSESA
- a CDS encoding sporulation protein — translated: MKRILSSIGIGAATVDTVLPSATLTAGEPVEARVDVRGGSTEQEVDSIYFALLTRYATDEGYSTGLVHKFTLAESFAIAPDEERSFDVTIDVPPETPVTLGRTDVWVETGLDIKLAVDPDDTDPVEVHPGPRMRTLFDAVEDLGFTLRTAECRAAPGGLFGGRRFVQEFEFRPTSGPFAGTLDELEVVCLPSADALEVRLEIDRRGGLLSEMMDVDERMASLTVGDESVSDVRSRLESIVANHA
- the dinB gene encoding DNA polymerase IV encodes the protein MSGAGLPGAPTGDEKRVVLHVDVDCFYAACERRRDPALRGKPVVVGMGYEAGAAHGAVATASYEAREHGVESAQPISQALEALPRAATAPADHDGPVGHYRPVDMAYYREVSDEIRAILHGIADVVREVSIDEAYLDVTDRVGWHSVEILARSLKRRIDEEVGVTASVGVGPNMSVAKVASDHDKPDGLVVVPPGEVREFLAPLPIDELHGVGPVTARELRAAGIETAGDLASADRGALVSRFGARGGTIHDHARGRDSRPVEPVGKPKSLSSESAFTEATDAFDAVCERLLRLAEEVTERAAARDALYKTIGIKVVRPPFDVNTRERSLSGPVADPDLVESVVLDLAEEFEGETVRKLGVRVSNLTFGERTQAPLDAWEGDGSAGAGVDADDGPIDGDDGSGQSTRDDERFGRDRATRVPRGQTSIVDFT